In the genome of Mytilus edulis chromosome 3, xbMytEdul2.2, whole genome shotgun sequence, one region contains:
- the LOC139515780 gene encoding uncharacterized protein yields MALFKSFYKAQIPICCQLCEESSEIKWKCLQCNFLLCTKCQKLHKKVKSTDQHTIIDIKDIAVYQQQMKDNPDFSNIPCEIHCGQNCCLFCQTCNEVVCPLCIAKTHNKHNMIEIAEGYKLTLKTIKTFNFDLEVKFTDYVKEITKLHSIKAFEGVKYEIGKQKILSREKVLKEEVEKHTQKLLDEFDQRKEHLNKSVNDEENKLHITKRDLEFRKESLTKAEASVKACDVFSALKEEKTARKQSTKPVSTYVKRLPKYIPGKLKIQKALHGELTEPDDDYAQDQYGAQVIEQYQTGLKLVERLVCSNTGTLWIGYNEDKILQKIQLSNGMLNSVQEIQVHCAGMTLLQPGDLLISNAEPNLKILSHTTGKITNLKYSVKPLIIGGVHMIRDEKIVISARKEGPVFPVKGPRQVVLMDIDGRIEKVYDLDNNGKPIFFAPQRITTDTDDNIYVLDTFNTEWNGRILALDKTNIVRWIYSGIPDVIKDKTFNPRDLISTQLNNIIITDMDSDMIHILNTSGECIHYMNTKDQLGIVLPYSVDIDNTGTLYIGCNTCKPNKTNLYTVHFSGF; encoded by the coding sequence ATGGCATTATTTAAATCTTTCTACAAGGCACAAATTCCTATATGTTGTCAGTTATGTGAAGAATCGAGTGAGATTAAATGGAAATGTTTACAGTGCAACTTTCTCTTGTGTACAAAATGTCAGAAACTTCATAAAAAGGTTAAATCTACTGATCAACATACTATTATCGATATTAAAGACATTGCTGTATATCAGCAACAAATGAAGGATAATCCTGATTTCAGTAACATTCCATGTGAAATCCACTGTGGACAAAACTGTTGTTTATTCTGTCAGACCTGTAATGAAGTTGTCTGCCCTTTGTGTATTGCTAAAACTCACAATAAACACAACATGATTGAAATAGCCGAAGGATATAAACTAACTCTCAAGACaataaaaacttttaattttgatCTCGAAGTGAAATTTACAGACTATGTAAAAGAAATAACTAAACTGCATTCCATCAAAGCTTTTGAAGGTGTTAAATATGAGATAGGGAAACAAAAGATTCTGAGTCGAGAAAAAGTCTTGAAGGAAGAAGTTGAAAAGCATACACAAAAACTTTTAGACGAATTTGATCAGAGAAAGGAACATCTGAATAAATCAGTAAAtgatgaagaaaataaattacaCATAACAAAAAGAGATCTAGAATTCCGAAAAGAAAGTTTAACAAAAGCCGAAGCCTCTGTCAAAGCTTGTGATGTTTTCAGTGCATTAAAAGAGGAAAAAACAGCAAGAAAACAAAGCACAAAACCAGTAAGTACTTATGTAAAAAGACTGCCCAAGTATATACCAGGAAAATTGAAGATCCAAAAAGCACTACACGGAGAACTAACTGAGCCTGATGATGATTATGCACAGGATCAATATGGCGCTCAAGTTATAGAACAGTATCAAACTGGACTAAAACTTGTTGAACGTTTGGTTTGCAGTAACACTGGAACATTGTGGATAGGTTATAATGAAGACAAAATCCTACAGAAAATACAACTATCAAATGGAATGTTAAATAGTGTACAGGAGATACAGGTACATTGTGCTGGTATGACATTATTACAACCAGGAGACTTACTGATATCTAACGCAGAACCAAATCTTAAAATACTTTCTCATACCACTggaaaaataaccaatttaaagtATAGTGTGAAACCCTTAATAATTGGTGGAGTACATATGATCCGGGATGAAAAGATTGTAATCAGCGCCAGAAAAGAAGGACCTGTCTTCCCTGTTAAAGGTCCACGACAAGTTGTTTTGATGGATATAGATGGAAGAATAGAGAAGGTGTATGATTTAGACAATAATGGGAAACCTATCTTTTTTGCTCCACAAAGAATAACAACAGACACTGACGATAACATTTATGTTTTGGATACTTTCAATACAGAGTGGAATGGTAGGATACTGGCTTTAGATAAAACCAACATTGTAAGATGGATATATAGTGGAATTCCAGATGTCATCAAAGACAAAACATTCAATCCACGAGACTTAATTAGTACACAATTAAACAATATTATCATAACAGATATGGATAGCGACATGATTCATATCCTAAACACTTCGGGAGAGTGTATTCATTACATGAACACTAAGGATCAGTTAGGTATTGTGTTACCATACTCTGTAGATATTGACAATACAGGAACACTGTACATTGGTTGCAATACATGTAAACCAAATAAAACCAATTTATATACTGTTCATTTTTCAGGATTCTGA